One Candidatus Tectomicrobia bacterium genomic region harbors:
- the thiE gene encoding thiamine phosphate synthase, which produces MAERLDLDSLYLITDRSVPLAGDLLGALGAALRGGVRLVQFREKDLPPRARWELGEKVMRLAEGCGASVVVNGDPALALALGAVGVHLGKDTLPVRAVRERVGWRGLLGYSAHSGAEAARAFAEGADFVTLSPVFPTRSKAAQGPALGLEGFRAQAEGLPGPVYALGGVGPGNAAGCLRAGAHGVALIGAILAAPDPAAAAAALREALAQRG; this is translated from the coding sequence ATGGCTGAGCGCCTCGATCTCGATTCCCTCTACCTCATCACGGACCGGAGCGTCCCCCTCGCGGGGGACCTCCTGGGCGCGCTCGGCGCGGCGCTCCGGGGCGGGGTGCGCCTCGTGCAGTTCCGGGAGAAGGACCTCCCGCCGCGCGCCCGCTGGGAGCTCGGCGAGAAGGTGATGCGGCTGGCGGAGGGCTGCGGCGCCTCCGTCGTCGTGAACGGCGACCCGGCCCTCGCCCTGGCCCTCGGGGCGGTGGGGGTGCACCTGGGGAAGGACACCCTCCCCGTCCGCGCGGTGCGCGAGCGGGTGGGCTGGCGCGGCCTCCTCGGCTACTCCGCCCACAGCGGCGCTGAGGCCGCCCGGGCCTTCGCCGAGGGGGCGGATTTCGTCACCCTGAGCCCGGTCTTCCCGACCCGGAGCAAGGCGGCCCAGGGGCCCGCGCTGGGGCTGGAGGGCTTCCGCGCCCAGGCGGAGGGCCTCCCGGGGCCGGTCTACGCCCTGGGCGGGGTGGGGCCCGGGAACGCCGCGGGCTGCCTCCGGGCCGGGGCGCACGGGGTGGCCCTCATCGGCGCCATCCTGGCCGCCCCCGACCCGGCCGCGGCGGCGGCGGCGCTGCGGGAGGCGCTGGCGCAGCGGGGGTGA
- the acs gene encoding acetate--CoA ligase, which yields MAQPTQNISTLLQENRVYKPPKEFSSQAHIKSMAAYRRLYEESIKSPAKFWGRHAEQFHWYKKWKKVLEWKEPHAQWFAGGTTNISYNCLDRHLATWRKNKAALVWEGEPGDSRVLTYQDLHREVSKFANAMKSLGIGKGDRVIIYLPQTPEAAIAMLACARIGAPHSVVFAGFSANSLRDRIQDTEAKAVITADGGWRRGNVVPLKLNADEAIEGCPSVKTVVVLKRTNTQVRFQEGRDHWWQDIMADASPDCPAEELDAEHPLYILYTSGTTGKPKGIVHTTGGYMVGTWLTTRCVFDVKDEDTFWCTADIGWVTGHSYIIYGPLLNGATSVMYEGAPNHPGPGRFWDIVQKYRVNIFYTAPTAIRAFMKWGEEHPKQRDLSSLRLLGTVGEPINPEAWMWYRRVIGGERCPIVDTWWQTETGTILITPLPGAIPTKPGTATLPFFGVVPDVVTKEGKSVGPEAGGFLVIRRPWPAMLRTLWRDDERYRKQYWGEIKGCYFTGDGARRDKDGYFWIMGRVDDVINVAGHRLGTMEIESALVANPRVAEAAVVGIPHELKGQGIAAFVTLKGANAKNVALEQELKDWVVKEIGAIARPDVLRFTDALPKTRSGKIMRRLLRDIASGSGQVGDTTTLEDISVLQSLQQYQDE from the coding sequence ATGGCCCAGCCGACGCAGAACATCAGCACCCTTCTCCAGGAGAACCGCGTCTATAAGCCCCCCAAGGAGTTCTCCAGCCAGGCCCACATCAAGTCCATGGCCGCCTACAGAAGGCTCTACGAGGAGTCGATCAAGAGCCCGGCCAAGTTCTGGGGGCGCCACGCCGAGCAGTTCCATTGGTACAAGAAGTGGAAGAAGGTGCTGGAGTGGAAGGAGCCCCACGCCCAGTGGTTCGCCGGCGGGACGACGAACATCTCCTACAACTGCCTGGACCGCCACCTCGCCACCTGGCGCAAGAACAAGGCCGCCCTCGTCTGGGAGGGCGAGCCGGGCGACTCGCGCGTCCTCACCTACCAGGACCTCCACCGCGAGGTCTCGAAGTTCGCCAACGCGATGAAGAGCCTGGGCATCGGCAAGGGCGACCGGGTCATCATCTACCTGCCGCAGACGCCCGAGGCGGCGATCGCCATGCTGGCCTGCGCGCGCATCGGCGCCCCCCACAGCGTGGTGTTCGCGGGCTTCAGCGCCAACTCCCTGCGCGACCGCATCCAGGACACCGAGGCGAAGGCGGTCATCACCGCGGACGGGGGCTGGCGGCGGGGCAACGTCGTCCCCTTGAAGCTGAACGCGGACGAGGCCATCGAGGGGTGCCCCTCGGTCAAGACCGTCGTCGTCTTGAAGCGCACCAACACCCAGGTGCGCTTCCAGGAAGGGCGGGACCACTGGTGGCAGGACATCATGGCGGACGCCTCTCCCGACTGCCCCGCCGAGGAGCTCGACGCCGAGCATCCCCTCTACATCCTCTACACGAGCGGAACGACCGGGAAGCCCAAGGGGATCGTCCACACCACGGGCGGCTACATGGTGGGCACCTGGCTCACCACCAGGTGCGTCTTCGACGTGAAGGACGAGGACACCTTCTGGTGCACCGCCGACATCGGCTGGGTGACGGGGCACAGCTACATCATCTACGGCCCCCTCCTGAACGGCGCCACATCGGTCATGTACGAGGGCGCCCCGAACCACCCCGGGCCGGGCCGCTTCTGGGACATCGTCCAGAAGTACCGGGTCAACATCTTCTACACCGCCCCCACCGCCATCCGCGCCTTCATGAAGTGGGGGGAGGAGCACCCCAAGCAGCGCGACCTCTCCTCCCTGCGCCTCCTCGGCACGGTGGGCGAGCCCATCAACCCCGAGGCCTGGATGTGGTACCGCCGCGTCATCGGCGGCGAGCGGTGCCCCATCGTGGACACCTGGTGGCAGACCGAGACGGGCACCATCCTGATCACGCCCCTGCCCGGCGCCATCCCCACCAAGCCGGGGACGGCCACGCTGCCCTTCTTCGGGGTGGTGCCGGACGTAGTCACCAAGGAAGGGAAGTCGGTGGGCCCCGAGGCGGGCGGGTTCCTCGTCATCAGGCGCCCCTGGCCCGCCATGCTCCGGACCCTGTGGCGTGACGACGAGCGCTACCGGAAGCAGTACTGGGGCGAGATCAAGGGTTGCTACTTCACCGGCGATGGCGCCCGCCGCGACAAGGACGGCTACTTCTGGATCATGGGCCGGGTGGACGACGTCATCAACGTGGCCGGCCACCGGCTGGGCACCATGGAGATCGAGAGCGCCCTGGTGGCGAACCCTCGCGTGGCCGAGGCCGCGGTGGTGGGCATTCCCCACGAGCTGAAGGGCCAGGGCATCGCCGCCTTCGTGACGCTCAAGGGCGCGAACGCCAAGAACGTCGCCCTCGAGCAGGAGCTCAAGGACTGGGTGGTGAAGGAGATCGGCGCCATCGCCCGGCCCGACGTGCTGCGCTTCACCGACGCCCTGCCCAAGACCCGCAGCGGCAAGATCATGCGCCGCCTCCTGCGCGACATCGCCTCGGGCTCGGGCCAGGTGGGCGACACCACCACCCTCGAGGACATCTCCGTCCTGCAGTCCCTCCAGCAGTACCAGGACGAGTAG